TAAAGGGTatatctctctcactctcttgtgtcatttttgttttctttcttaatgATTGATTATCTCTATATTCATGCTTATTTCCATCAGTCCAAAACCTGAAAAAAGTGAGGAAGATAATTTAACACTTATCTCACTAATTATGTGAGAAAGCACTCCGCAATGGGTACCAAGGCTCAAAATGGAagttttttgtcttcttctttaaGACAAAAGCTAAGAGATCGTGTTACCAGACTAGTCCCTCATAAGTAAAGCTCAAATATGGTCTCTTAGTTACTCCTTGTTAAACAATATAACTCTCATAACAAAGGGATCTAACTGTACAGTCAGTAGTATGAAATCCTAgaggctatatatatattgcaaaaaatttacaaattaatgtaacaaaataaaattgatatcatttcaataaatgtataataaatgaatgtttaaatttttattattattggtaaCATGTTGATTTGTAAGatttatatatcaaaatttatagtattcTTAGCATTACCTTTTGTTTTGTGTATTATTTTGGTTCTCTTTTTCAACTTATTGATTGTTTTCTCATTACCGACAATAATCatggtttctttgttttgtagCGCTTCTCTTAGTCACTTTTATTACAAAACGTCAAAACCTTGCCAGCTTGAGTTAAAGAGAAATTACCAGCGAGGGCCACAAGATCTTGACTATTGAGACCCAAAGCAGAAAACTTTTGCTTTTGCACATCGACGGAGTCAGTGAACGCTGGCAAATTGGCAGTATCAGATGCCAATGAAACCCTCCCGTCTCTGCGTCCTAAGGGAACAACCCAACTTGGTCCATTTGTCTGCATCATAAGGCCCAAAGGAGGATTAATTATTAACCAAACTTTTCAAAGAACAGATTACAAACACTACACAGAAATACAAAGCATTCAACATTctattttaataaagttttccTCCAAATCAACTGGAGGTATTTCCTCCTATCAATTAACATGGTCATTCATAAAATCATTTACGTATACACAAGTCGCATAATCTATTAAATAGATCATGTAACTAAATACACACAAATGATTTTATCAATTACCTGTTGGTTAAACTGTTAGAGGAATTTACTTTCCATCTGGTTTGGAAATAAACTTTTCTCCGTGATAATTACCAAAACAACAGAATCACGGGCAGCAAGGGCAAGAATATCAGCACAAGAGACAATGCCAGGGCATGCAGCTTCAAGTTGTGTCTTGGCATCATCAATAACTTCATATCCTCTCAGTAATAGGTTAGGACCAGCTGTTCTTTCAGTGTTAGACCCTGAAATAAGGATAGAAGCATCACAACCCTGCACAAAACAGTCATGAAAAAGCATCCTCAACAATCCAGGAGCCACAGTGGGACCAGAGCGGAAATGAGATTGAACTGTTGAACGAACAATGGATTCAACTCGAGGACACGAAGCGGAATAAAATCCAACTCTTGTGCCTTGGCCATGCACCAAGGAAGCACTCAAGGCAAGCAAGAGAAACGTAAACAAAATCAATATATGGCTGGAATGTCCACTCGCCATTATGACTAAAGAACAATGAcagcaagagaaagaaaatgaaactaCTAAATAACTACTACTAGTCAATTCAATTCTTAATAAAAGTATTTTGAATTGTTTAAGAAATTGCTTGTAAGCCAGGGTTATATATAGGCAAGAGTGAAGTCAAATTTTTGTAACAAGTAAACAAAGACGGCTATTCAAATTGAAATgattccaaaaaattaaataatgtatGGCCCAGCTTGTAGCTGGCTTCAAGAGTTTGTCCCCCCAATCATTTCCATAGTTTGCATGGCGGGCTTGACGGAATAGTGTTTCAACTTTCACGTGAACACGAGGCAGAGTTTTTTATCTTATAATTACCTAACCATGTCCATTTATAATTTAACCCCACCGACACTGTTGAAAAAGTGATCGAACAAGTTACTGCATAGGTTGTTTCCGAGAAAGAATGAAGGAAAGAGATACCaagcttatcaaaaaaaaaaaaaaaaaggaaagatatACCGAGCAGTAAATAAATGTTTAAGAGAAAGTACCCAATTTAACCCTTTCTGAGAAGGAAGAGTCTGGTTTGTTTCTTCCAAGAGTCCAACAAGCTAAGGAATACATTATTGCAGCCAAATTCCTTACACCGCGATTCCTCGTTATGGAAGCTGTGGTCCGAACGTTCAAGCAACTCTGGCGATCTGAGAATGGGTTCAAAATCCGAAATATGGGAAACCATGTTGTGTTTTTTGTCTTTGACAATAGTTTAGACATTGAAAGGATTATCAAGAACTAGCCTTGGAGCTTCGATAAATACCTAATggtgctaaaaaaatttaatgagtcTTCAAAATTACATGAATTGGAGTTTCATAAAACCTGGTTCTGGGTACAAGTCCACCGTATCCCAATAAGCTTACTGTCAAAACAAGTGGCCGAACAAATTTGTGAGATTGTGGGCGATATATGTGCGTCAGTCATCTAAATCGACTGATGATGATGGAGGCAATTTTATTCGGGTTCGTGTCCTAATCAACATTAACCTTTCACTATGTCAAGGAAGATTGATAACTATGGAGAATGGTGAAAAATCTTGGGTGTGATTTCAATACGAGTGACTCCCCAAGTTGTGTTACTGGTGTGGGCGTTTTACTCACAATGACAAAGATTGCGAGCTATGGATACAAAGTAGAGGTAAGCTTAATCTAGACCAAAAGCAATTTGGCTCTTTTCTTAAAGCGGCATCATTCCAAGCAAGGGGTAggaatgtgttttttttttccctagaaTTTTCGATAGAGTAAGCAAAAGTTCCAAGTAGTAGAAGCAGCAAGATGAGGATGAGGGAGTCTCATTGGAGGTTGATCTATCGCATAATGCTCTGATGGACACGCAGGTGGCTAGGGTTTGCATTGATGATGAGGACAGTTTTGAGGAACCTTCGGttacaaaaaataagcaaacaGTAGAGTCATTCAATGAGGAAACAACGGTAGCAATTAATCCCAAAAACATCTCATATCCTAAATTTATGtcgggaaatttagaccccggttgatagaattaacaagttttaaacccaagttgttgattagattgattataaataaaccttgttaaaacaaactaatatcaatattatgtcaatatcatgcacaacagagaaataaataagacaaaatatggtaacctaggaaaaccaatgaaacaaactagtttcactgtaaaaaacctagagagaaactttcccgaaaagcaattcactatagtaaagagaagtttcagatctagtacaaaacatttatccttagactctacaatccatgtagatgaacttacagcagaaaccttttaccgcttcagaacctctgaactcttcaatatatgaatgccactcttttgatgcacgaatcccagtacgtgactaaccaatgatgcacaaCTCCTAGTGCGTGACTAattcaccaacttgaagaagattgttggttgcaaagttcttcacttcattaacaatgaagatcaagaagcacttggttacaaaaccctaaggcacaatGACctagtagcttcttttagagagaataaagCATCGGTCACCTTTtacatgtgttctccttgtattctcatatgtgacagcctttaaaataagtcttatatatgtctagggttttaagaaaagaaatccttcacatacatgtcagcatgggccgaaaatcaaatttgaaaatctgaatttcgtaattctcgatagatacagctaTCGAGCTATTTGTCGAGACCTCAATAGATATATTTGTCAAGATTCATTAATCCTCGATAGATATTATCTATGTGACCATGGTTACTTACAGATATTATCTTTGATGTATGATGACAtagggtacaagaagctataaagcttcacccgaaaaacaaaaagatgatcaaggggCCACAAGGAGTCCATATAAATGCATAAATGTAATGAATGAaaagataatagaaagatgcaaaacatgtgaaaaataatgcatgcaagaggatctcgacagatcgaacagatcgagaagctgtcgagcagctatcgagcagaAGCCAATCTCAATGGATCGAACAGCGATCAAGCATCTATCAAgtagacagaaactttctcgatgaaTCGAGAATCTgttgagaagctatcaagaaaaattctcaaaatttttgatGAATCGAGATTACATTAACTCCTGTCAAGAAAGAAAGATCAAAAGGCTCAATAGATAGCttagctgtcgagaggtatcaGGAAGCTGTCGAGATGtgtaaaaacagtttttcaaataaaagaaaaacacagaaatgaatgcaatcaagcatgttactcaaccaaagatccaatcatcattttaagttcttaaaaacatctctcaacaataaaaatgtcaagcattaagatctaaaacacacacacacacacacaataaacaagtttaaccaattttatatcttaaaaacaagtcaagatagtttagtgaaCATTCATAAACACATGTATTCCTgcacatatatcaaaaatagcaaagaatattgcacgTTGTGCGTGATAACATCgcaagattacataagtgtctcacattatgacaatttgagctatgtgaaaatgaatttaatttgCACACAATTATATGCTTGATGAGGAttatcaccttcaaggtacatcctataactctcacatctcctagaagacacacttgcaataatatataaagcattttgatatatatatatatatatatatttttttttttttttgcttttgatttttttttttttgcatattttcttttaagcataccatacatgggcatataagaaagagaaaaaatactcaatgatgttaagcttttgacattgcccTTTTGCTATGTCAAAGCATAaaaatgtcattgacattgcatttttgctatgccaaagcatatagatgtcatttcatgattggcgggcaataatggtgaaatggttatttatgcctttctcttaggattttctaatcttttctgtcaaaaagagtgatatgagttttaagtacaaaagattacttaatcttactcatcacaaatacaagccacaaaactcacttgcttagttgtacatagagatgctcatctaagttacaaaagatacaaagtttagaaaactttgtttcaatagcCAATCAAGGTACATAAGTATCAATGtgcacaaacacacactatttttgtataaatatattttttatctttttattttgaaaaataaacaaaataaagactgaacaaccaaacaaaaacagacaaacaatatgaaagcatgaaagaaagatgtagatgcatgaaagcatgatttcaaaagaaaataagaaatcaagcaaagagagtcctactttagatagaaagaattaaagcaaaggacaaaaaaaaaatttaagtcttaggctcctttctcacccacacagcacgagtctttagccatgaaaatgaaaaggcaTGTGTCTTaatatgtctactaaaggaaataaagaattaagattctcctgaaattaagttaaaaagctcaaagtttttaataactcttcaaacaaaggtataggtccttgagaggaaacttgtgaccggacacttgcttttgaggatacagcttaaagcaattaggatgaatgtgtctagaaacaccacaatggtgacaaacatgaggtctaacaaagaatttaaaattagCCAAATCGATTTTgaatttcatacc
This portion of the Castanea sativa cultivar Marrone di Chiusa Pesio chromosome 7, ASM4071231v1 genome encodes:
- the LOC142643017 gene encoding cationic peroxidase 2-like translates to MASGHSSHILILFTFLLLALSASLVHGQGTRVGFYSASCPRVESIVRSTVQSHFRSGPTVAPGLLRMLFHDCFVQGCDASILISGSNTERTAGPNLLLRGYEVIDDAKTQLEAACPGIVSCADILALAARDSVVLTNGPSWVVPLGRRDGRVSLASDTANLPAFTDSVDVQKQKFSALGLNSQDLVALAGGHTIGTSACRFFQYRMYNFTKVGNGAVDPSIDSSFLPQLRALCPQNGDDSKRVALDTGSPNRFDTSYFTNLRNGRGILESDQVLWTDASTKTIVQRFLTGLSFNLEFGKSMIKMSNIGVKIGNAGEIRKICSKIN